AAAAGGCGGCATTGGAAGGCGTGCCAGTCTACCAAACCGGCGATGCGAACGGCAAGATTGCTTGGCGTGAGTACGAGCAAGTTGGCCAGGAGATCCTGCAATAACCGTGCAAACAACTGTAGAAAAAGCGGTGCGAACCGAGTCTTCCATGAATAAATTTTCGCGACTTTTTGAAGAACGGCAAATTGCGGCTAAGGCTAAGGCCAAAGCGCAAGCGCAAGCGGTGACTGAAGCCGAGTCTTTAGCCACCGCAATTGCAGCCACGACTCAAGTCGCTAGCGATGCTCAAGCGGAAAAGCTTGAGGCAGACTCACCCACCCAAATCTCCGAACAGCAAAAGCCTAAAGTCGCAAAAACTAAAACCAAATCAACAAAAGCCTTTAAGCTCAAGCCCACAGCAAAAAGCAAAGCAAAAGCAAAGCAAAAACCCAAATCGGGGACGCCCCGCAAACGAGGGCGTCCGGCCAACGGCAAGCGTTCCGACCCCAATTGGTATGGCCGCACCTTTTATATCCGCAAGCAGACGGATGAGCAGTTGGAAGATGCGTTGCGTAAGTTGCGGCGATCGGGCATCGAAATCGATAAATCGCAGTTAGTTGATGCCCTACTCAATGCCTGGGCCAATGTGGAGTTAGAGCAGATCGAAGATTTTCGAATTGGCGAAATTCTGGAAAGCCCAGAGGACTCAGAAAATACGGATAAATAGCCGGTTGAGCTTTTAGGGATGAGCAGTTTTAGGGCTTCGTTAACTTGAATTGGTGCTCCTGAGAACTTGATTGTGTTGTGGTTCTGGCCTATTTGACATTGAGGCCGATCGGTTGAGGCTGAAAGATCGCCCAACTAGAATTTTTACTAGCCAGGTAAATAGCTGAAATTCAATCACAGAAGTTAATTAGGGACTTTGAGCTAGCCGGAGTGACGCAGAATCGGGACTATGGTCCCAAGGGAAACTCGCGCAAATTAGGACGTTCGCCTCAAGCGACATCCAAACCGGTTTTCTATGATGAATACATCGAACGAAATTGCTACTCTCTCTTCTCCACTTAAAGGACTCAACTAAACTATGAAACGCAAAATCATTGCTCTTGTTGCTGGTGCTGCTTTGATCGCTGCCCCCTTGATGACTAACTTCGCGACAGCAAATACACCCGGTGGTGGTCGAAGCGGTCGCATGGAGCGGCTCGCGAAAAAGCTGAATCTGAATGAAACACAGAAAACCCAGCTCAAGGCAATTCACGAAGAAACGAAAGCCAAGATGCAGGCTGTCTTCACTCCTGAACAAAAAGCGCAGATTGAAGCGAAGCGGGCTGAGCGCAAGCAACGTTGGCAGGAATACAAAGAAAATGGTGGCCAACGCCCCGAAGGCCGTCGCCGCGGTCGCAAAGGCCGTCGTGGCATGTTCAAAGAGCTGAACCTAAGCGATGCTCAGAAGGCCGAGCTGAAGCAAATTCGTCAGGAGGCAAAAGCCGCTAAAGATGCTGTATTGACTGATGCTCAGAAAGCACAGCTTCAAGAAATGAAGCAACAGCGCCGCGCCCGTCGCGAACAGCGTCAGAACGCTAACTAAATCAGTTTTTGCTGAGTTTACTCAACACGTCATTCAACAATTCAGGTTAAATCGGGGCCAATACTCATTGGCCCTTTTTTGTGCGGTTTTAACGATTGATTAGGTTGTCGCTGCTGGAGTGGTTATTCCGAGGGTATTAGTCGCTAGTCTTAATCCGGCTATGGCCTGCTCTACTTGCTCTTTTACCCGATCGGATATCGCCTCAAATGACGGACGCTGGATAAATCGATTGCGGCTTTGCTTGAGGGGCGTATCCGCTGAATGGCTTAGTGGATTTCTCGGAGAAGGTTCTGACTCAATTTGATCTTCTCCGTAGTTACCCCTATCGGTTTGTTTTAAACCAGCAGGGGTGACTACGGTTTCATCCGTTGCTTGATCAATCATTTGCTCAATTGGTTGTGATTCTATGGCCGCGATAATGGCTAAACGCTTTGCCTGACGTCGATCGACGATCGTCATTAGCTGTTGATAATGCGGTTGATTCAGACTGAAGTAGCGTGTTTGCGCGCCGCGAGGGCCACGGCGTTGGGATTTGACCTTGAGGCCCAGCTGCTGACAGAGCATCTGGAAGATCCAGCCGTTGCTGGCGTGCCTTGCGTCTTCAGGAATGGAGAAGCCGAGGATCTGCTGGGTTTGCTGGCGGTGGCGGCGCACCATCTCACCGAGGGGTTGCAGGTCGGCATCGCTCCAGATGGCTTCGGGGTCGAGGTACGGCATCAGGCCTAGCCGATCGCGCACAAATCGTTTGAGCTCATAGAACGGTTGATCAAAGGGCAGGAAGCCTTGGCCCCACTGGGTTTGGCGGGTGAGGGCATCCATATCCCGGTGGATTGCGAGATCTTGGCCGTGGAGGAGGGTTTCGAGTTGGAGGATGAACGATCGGTATTGTGTGCAGAAGGCGATATCTTCTGGGGTGACTTGATCGAGGGCGAGGAAGTCAGCGGCTTGAGTCTTCTCGATATCGAGTTGATCTTCGGGGCTGACGGCTTCTTGGCGTTCGAGTTTGTCGATTTCGGGTTTGCTGAGGATCTTGGCCTGGGCCACGGCTTCAAAGTGGGCTTGCTTGACGAGCTTGCGGGCTTCCTTCATCGGTGACTCGGTGCTCACTTCGGGTTCGATCAGTTGAATCTTGTTGCCTTCGTGGTGCAGCCGGGCGAGCAGTCCATCGCGCAAGATCCACAGGGATTGGTTGGTGCGGGCGACGAGCTGGGTGAACAGGGTGATATGTGGGTTTTGTTGCCAAACGGCATCAAACAGCTCTGGCAGCAGCATGTCGGGACACCCGAGGGAGGCACGGATCACCTGGGCGGTCAGGTCGGATTTGTGTTTGAGCACTTGGGCGATCGCTCGGGGCAGGGTAGAGCGGCTCATATGGCTGAAGTTTTTGCCTTGCTTGGCACTCCAGACCGTGCGCGGAATATTGGCCCGGACTCGGTTGAGGGCTTGGGCCGCGTCGGCATCGGTGGTGACGCCATAGAACAGGCCGTAGACTTTCTCAAAATGATCAATTTCGATGCTAACCCCGGTGGAGAGACTGGGCGTCGCGAGAATCCAGTCGTATTTGTGGACTTCCTGGTTGGGGTTGGTGATGAAGGCGCGTTGGTCTGGTTCGCTGGAGGTTTTGCTGTTGATGATCAGTCCCCGTGGCTTTGATTTGAGATTGTCGATGAGCTGTTTGAGCGCTTCGGAGCCGTTGAGCGAGTCGGTGGCGATGAAGATCTGGCGGCCAGCGGCCAGATCGGCGAGGATTTCGGCGACGATCGCGTCATCCTGTTTGGCCGCTAGGAAGCGCACGGGGAATCCGGTGGGCTGGAAGTCGTTGCGGATGAGATGAACGGGCTGTGCATCGTGGCGGAGGGCTTGGAAGTAGTTAATCCCAATGTCGGCGGCATCCGCGTCGGCCAGGACCACGAGCTTAGCGGCCCGGACGATTTGGCCGAGTCGGGCAAGCAGCGCGGGGCGTTTGCCGTTTTGATTGCAGGTGTTGCTGAGGAGGAGATGGCGCAGGACTTGCATAAATTCATCGATCACGACGATGCCACCGGCGAATTCATCGGGATTGATTTTGCCGAGGCTATCGACGCAGAGGCCGATGCGGTGGGTTACACCGTCGGCGTTGAAGGCTTGGCCGCGAAATTCGTCGAGGTCGCTGCGGTAGTCGAGGCCCATACGATCGCACAGGTTTCGCATTAACGAAATCCGATGGCCGAGGGCAACGACGCGTGGGGCCTCCTGGAGGAGATTAACGATCGCCTTGGTCTTGCCGGTGCCTTTGGCCGATGCGAGGACGAGGATGCCGTCTTCTGGGAGGTTAGCGGGCTGAAATTCGGGTTGGTGGACGATCTGGGTGGGGACTGCGGTGAGTTCCGATCGTTTGCGCCATTGCCATTGCCAGAGGGCGAGGGGCAGTGCGGCGGCGTAGCATTGCTGGAAGGCCCGATTGCCTTGGGCGACCAAGAAGTCATCAACGCCTTTTTCGGGGCCGGTGAGTTCGATGACTTTGACTTCACAGCCCGCGTCTTGCAGCAGCTTGCCGGTGGTGGCGATCGCCAGATTCACATGGCGGATGGTGCTGGCTTTGGTGTCGTGGTCGAAGCAGAAGTAGACGGGACGGCCGGTGACAGCGAAAAGGGCGAGTTCGGGAATGAGGGATTCGCTGTAGCGTTTGCCCCATTCGTCGCGCATGACGCGCCGCCCGTTGAATACGCCGGGGAGGGCGATGGCGGGATAGCCACGACTCAGCAGGGCGGCGGCTTTCTTGGCACCCTCGACGATCAGGATGGGCTGGGTCGGGTTGGCGAGTTGGGTGGCCCAGAAGTCGGGTTGGTGCGGGACTTGGAGGAAGAAGGCGCGGGTGGGGATTTTGAGCGGATGCTCGTATTTGATGGTTTTGTGGCGATCGTGGTCGGTGCGGGGACGATCGGGTTTGAAGCAGCCCCACTGCATGGGGGTCCAATTGTTGAGCGGATCGAGTCCTTGGCACCACCAACCGCCGGTTTCGGTGTGGGCGTAGCGACGCAGGAGTGCGGTGGTGAGGCGACCGCTGTTGGTGCGGGGCAGACTGTCGGCGTAGCAGAGGTATTCGTAGGGGGTTTGGCCGTCGAGACTGAGGAGGTTGGCCTGGATAAATGCTGGATGGATGCCGCTATTGCGCCATTCTTGCCAATGTTGGGTGGCGATTTGGAGCGGTTTAATGGGATCAGTGGCAACGGACAGATCCCCCTTGGGCTGGGGTTTTAAGACGTTCATCCGAACTCTCCTAATGGTGTGGAGAGAAATGAAGTCAAGCCCTGGGAGAAGAATCTTTCAAAAAAGGTTGCAAAACCGGCTCGAAAGACTCTAATATGGAACTAACTTTAAATGAATCAATCCGTTTCAAATCCGGCCCGCCAAAGCAAGATTTTTAGGCTTGACTTCATTTCTCGATTACTTTAAGAACCTCATCTGCGCTAACAGATGGGGTTTTTAACTTTTTAAAGGCACACTTGGCCGTTCACCTCGCAAAGACTAAATCATCAGCAAAAAATGCTTGGTTAAACCGCTTGGCTGGTGCGGCTCAGAAGAATTTGACCGATTTAAACCACCTGAGTGGTCGATCAACGCGATCGGGATCCGAAACAAGCTTTGTGTCGAAAAACTCGTTAACTCGTCTCTCAGATCATTCTGATCAAAGTAAACCATATAAATTGGCCCCAGGTGTAGGGGGTAACTTTGCGCTACAATCGCTCATCTAATTGTTGTGTGGCCAATAAACTCGTGAACCCAGCATCCGGCTTTGATCTCAAGTAGGTTGCAGGATATTAAGCCAGGTAAATCGATTTACGATTCTTAACAATTCTGCCTGATCCTTGTATGCACTTCATTCGAGCAATCGGATTTGGATTTCTTCGGCACTGTCGTCGTAGCTATAGGCGATCGGAATATAGCCGAGTTGTATGTCGAATTCATGACAACGTTTTTTGATTTGATCGAGATTTTGATCGGCTTCACCAAAGAGCAGTAGGCATTTTTGCCGATCGGGGTAGTTGCGTTGTTTGACCAAAACATGACCGATTCCGTCTTTCCAGTTGTGGACGGCTTTGACTTCAATCACTTCTTCGTCTGTCAACAAGTCAATTGGGCCATCGGGGGTGGGGGCTTCGGCTTCTCCACCGAGTTTGTCGCGGAGCCAATCCCGCACGAGGCGCTCGGGTTGGCGGCGGGTTTTGGTGATCACCCAGTGGGGTAGCAGGCTGAGTTGATCGAGGAGTTTGAGGGCTTTGTGATAGGTCGGTCGCTGAATGTCTAGTCCTTTGCAGAGTTCTTCGATCGTTGGCCGTTTGTTTTGTTTGTCGGCGTCCTGGAGTTGGAGATAGAGGCGATAGCCGTTAGCGGATAGCACGTTGGGACTTTTGAGAATGTCGATCGCGTGGCGTGGCAGGTTGAGGTCTGGAAGTGGTGGTGGCTCAACCGGAATCGTGCTGGGGTCAACCCAACCAGTGATGTCTTGAATCCAACGGTCAATCCCCATTTTGGCGAACTTGCGAAACGCGAAGAGGGCTTCTGGTGTTTTGCGGTGTGATTCGTAAGCGTAGTATTCAAGCAGTGCTGCTAGAAAGTCAGAGGGGAGCCAAACAATTTGGGTATAAGACTCCATTCGTTCAAAGGAAAACTGCACCCTCAAATCTTTTCCTATAAATGGTTTCAGGCATTTCGAACGTGTTTTGCCTGCAGCCACATTTTGAATCAGAGTAGTGAGTGATTGACGACGGATACCTGCTAGTTTTGCTGCTCCTGATAATGAGCTTCCGCTTTCACCGGTTGCATCGATGGTGAAGAACTCTACCTCGTCTTGAACGACGCGTGTAATAGTCATATTTAGCCTTTCCGTTGTTCATGCAATGGATGCGGTTAGCCGATCGATGCTGTTGGCGCAGTGTCGATCGGTGCTCTTTTAGTAGAGCAGAAAAGTTATGAAAATCCTCTACTACTCAAGATAGATATTTTATTCAAACCCAAACCCTGTAAACTTTTCAGATTTTCAGATTTTTGAAAATATGAAATTAAAAGCACCGACTTTAAAGGCTTTGATCGCGCACAAAAAAACGGGCACTTGAAGTATGCTCCAAGTGCCCAATGGCAGATTAATCGATCAAGCTGGCGTCAGAGTGGAAAGGTTTAACCGCTACAGAAGATCCGAAGGGATCACTTTCCAATTCGTGACCAACTTGGGGATAAAGACGTACCTTTTGTGGTGATTCCCAACGAAACGGGAGAGCTATATGTTTTGCTGAAGATCGGCGCGCCTGCTAAAGCCCAGCTTTTAACGGTGATATTGCGTGCACCAGCCGAAATTGGCAGCACCACTGAATAACCACTTGCAGCCGATTCAGACGCTTTCACCTTGTGGCCACGGGCCGTAGTGTACTCTAGTTGAGCTGAAACTGTATACGGTGCCCGGTTCCGAATCAAAATTACCCCACCTTTCTCTAAAACAGTTTGACGGTGATTATATCGAGTGCGAACCCCCTTGCTAAGTCCCAGAGCTGGGGCTGTATTCACACTCGTATGCCAAATCTCAGCCACAGCTTTAGCATGAGCCATTCTGATCGGCTCTTTTGCAAATACACGGTCGGCTACCTTGAGCATATTCTTTCGGAAAATATAATCGGCTACATCTTGGCCCAACGCCTTTTGGTTTTGATTTTGGAAAAAAGCACGAAGAAAAGGGGCATCGTAATTAGTATCGTGTTCGAGACATGGCATCAGGAAGATCTTTTTGAATGCCAAAGTAGTCGAATCATTCCCAGGAGCGCTGCATCCATCAGAATAGGACTGCTCTACCGTCTGTTTGTATCGCAGCAAAACCCCACCATCCAGAGGGTTACGGACAACTCGAGTGAAACGCGTACCACCATTCCACTTGTAAGTTCCAGCTTTAGTCCACTTATAGTTGATGGAGCCTTTATTCTCAAAAGTAGTGAAGGGATTCACAGACCGTCTTTCTTTTTTTAGGACAAACATCTGTGATGGTTCGGTGTTGTGCCCCCAACGGAGAATATTTCCATTAGAACCCACTGCTACACGTTCGGCTTTTGACGATTCGATAATTGTGATAAATTCAACGTTCTGCTGTTTGTATTTCTCGTACATCGCTGGCGCAAATTTTTTCGCCTCTGTAGCATTCAGTTTCCAGATACGAAACTTTTGTTCGTTGTCATTATTAGGCTGATGGACAGACATGTTGCCATTCCAAGCAACACCCAGAAAATCGCCGTTCTTCATGGACTGGATGTGCACGGCCTTATTTTTGTCACCTTCGACTGCAATAAAACGCCAGCGCTGTGCCTTACCCCCATTATTAGACCACCGCGATACATTGCCATCTGATCCAACCGATACGCGTTCACCTTTGGTGGATTCAATAATTGAGTATTCAAACCCTGCATCAGGAACAAATCGAGTTTTGGCCGGTGTGGGCCGGGAGGTGGGGCGAGTCGGTTTCGGTGTAGTTTGTCCTGGTACAGTGGCGGATGCACTCGTGATGTTACCAAGGTCAAACCGCCGAGTTTTATTGCTAAAGACGATTTTTTTACGGTTTAGGTCGAGCTGGATTTGGACATTGCGCGAACGATCTAATAGGTAAACTGACCATGCATCGCGCTTTATTTCCTTGAATGTAAACTGTACTCGATTACTGCTATCCATTTCGACCCAGTTGCCATTGCCCCGATTGGCGTAACTCTTTTTGGCATTTCGGACGAAATTAACGTTGCGCCCGTTGACTTGAGTTCGTGCGGCAAGCGTCATTGTCTGTCTGACTGGTGTAGCCGTTGCGATCTTGCTATTCAAAGCAACCGCTGGAGCAGTGATTAAAGCGAGAGCAGAGAAAGCAGCAATTTGACGAAACATGATGTGATTCCTTAAGGTGAATGCGCTGGTGTTGCGCTTGTTTTGTTGTGTCTGTGAGGTCATAAGCTCTCGATTTTTTGCTTATGCAGTAAATCGATATTATTTCTACTTTTAAACTGCATTGAAAAACTTGAAATGCTTTTATATCAGTAGTTTAGAGATTTAGAGATAAATTTTTGAAAGTGTTTAATGCTGGTTCTAACGCATAGATAAATTGCCCTATAAATGATTTGAATCGTGAGTTATTGTGATTTGCGTCATACTGCAATCGATGCTGTTGGCGCAGTGTCGATCGATGCCCTTTCAGTAGAGCAGAAACGTCACGAAAATCATTTGCCAGTCAGGATAGGTATTTTCTTCAAACCTAAACCCTGTAAACTTTTCAGATTTTCAGATTTGCGAAAATCTGTAATTAAAAGTTTTGATTTTAAAGATGTTGATCGGGCACAAAAAATTGGGCACTTGGAATGTTCAAGTGCCCGATGGGAGATTAATTGATCAAGTTGTCGTCGTTATGGACTAGAAGTTGCGGCTCATGCTGCCTTTGTCCAACCACCGGTTAAACCGTGCAGTTTGACCGTTGACCTTGATGTAGCTGAGATGCCAGTTAGAGCCAGCCCAGCGGCCATCGGAGTAAACTTGGATACGCTTGATCCGGCCAATATTTTTTTGATTGCGTAGGGTGAAACCTTCACGGTCATTGCGCTCAAAGGCATTGCCGCTGATTTTGGAGTTAGCCTTGAAAGGTCCAATTCTGCCTTTTGTGCCGTCCAGAGTGAGATAGATATTCGAGTCAGTTCCAGCACCAGCGCGGTCACTAGTTTTGATTTCAAACCTGTAGTTAACCCGTTTCTGAGAACCCTTACGCCCTTTCTGAGGCAGGTTCTTACACTTATAAATCGTGTTCGATACGCCAGAACGGGAGGTAATGCGTGCCTGTCCATGCGGTAGTAGCTGGATGGTCATTGTCCGATTTGCATCGGATGAGCGGAGAATGTGTTGCTTATAGCCCACCGTGGAAGTTGTATTGATGGTGCTCCGAATCAACCGCATGGCTCCTGGAACTGCTTTACTTGCTACTTGCGCGATTACTGCTGTTTTTGGACCAGATTTTGATGCTTGTTCAGCGGCGAAGTCGGCAACAGTTTGAGTCGCTTTGTTGATCGTTGACCAATTTCTGATGGTGAACTGCTCTAGCGCATCGATTTGTTTCCGGAAGTTATTCGGGCTTGTTTGGCAGAATTGGTTTTGACTGTTTACCCACGAAGCAGCCCACCAATCCTTACCCGTTGTAAAAGCACCTGTGTTGTAGTTCACAGCTAAGCTGTCCGATTTTCTCGTGCTATACCGATGGGGCAGATTTAGCCAGGTCCGCGCTTCCTGGTAGTTATTGCTGTATTTATGTGATACGGAGACAAACTTCATGTTTCGTCCCGTCCGGTTCTGTACACGAACATAGGCAGTGCGTTTTGTTGCGGCCTGTGCGGTTTGGGGTGCGGTGGCCATCAAGCCAGAAGTCAATGCGAGGCCAGCGAGTAATCCAGATGTGATGTATTTCATGGTGGTGAATGCGTTCGTGTTTCGTTTGTTGTGTTGTGTCTGAGGGAATATAAGTTATCGATTTTTTGCTTATGCAGTAAGTCGATATTATTTCTACTTTTAAACTGCCTTAAAAATCTTGAAATGGTTTTATATCAGTAGTTTATAGATTTAGAGGTAAATTTTTGAAAGTGTTTAATACTGGTTCTAACGCATAGATAAATTGCCCTATAAATGATTTGAATCGTGAGTTGTTGTGATTTGCGTCATACTGCGATCGAGTCTTGTTGAGCAGAGCCGAAAGATCACACAATGTATTTGCCATTCAGGGTGTCGATGTTGTTCTAGTCGCTTTCAACTTCCCTTGATCATCAAGGCACCGAAAGCGAATGCTCCCGGTGCCTTAGCCTGTATTTAGTTCACTAAGCGATTTTTATTAGCGCACAGTTGTGATGTTGTAGAGGTCAAATCGCTTGCCCCGTGCAGTGTAGATGACCTTCTTGCGATGTAAGTCAAGCTGAATCCGCACATTGCGAG
The Romeriopsis navalis LEGE 11480 DNA segment above includes these coding regions:
- a CDS encoding plasmid replication protein, CyRepA1 family, with translation MNVLKPQPKGDLSVATDPIKPLQIATQHWQEWRNSGIHPAFIQANLLSLDGQTPYEYLCYADSLPRTNSGRLTTALLRRYAHTETGGWWCQGLDPLNNWTPMQWGCFKPDRPRTDHDRHKTIKYEHPLKIPTRAFFLQVPHQPDFWATQLANPTQPILIVEGAKKAAALLSRGYPAIALPGVFNGRRVMRDEWGKRYSESLIPELALFAVTGRPVYFCFDHDTKASTIRHVNLAIATTGKLLQDAGCEVKVIELTGPEKGVDDFLVAQGNRAFQQCYAAALPLALWQWQWRKRSELTAVPTQIVHQPEFQPANLPEDGILVLASAKGTGKTKAIVNLLQEAPRVVALGHRISLMRNLCDRMGLDYRSDLDEFRGQAFNADGVTHRIGLCVDSLGKINPDEFAGGIVVIDEFMQVLRHLLLSNTCNQNGKRPALLARLGQIVRAAKLVVLADADAADIGINYFQALRHDAQPVHLIRNDFQPTGFPVRFLAAKQDDAIVAEILADLAAGRQIFIATDSLNGSEALKQLIDNLKSKPRGLIINSKTSSEPDQRAFITNPNQEVHKYDWILATPSLSTGVSIEIDHFEKVYGLFYGVTTDADAAQALNRVRANIPRTVWSAKQGKNFSHMSRSTLPRAIAQVLKHKSDLTAQVIRASLGCPDMLLPELFDAVWQQNPHITLFTQLVARTNQSLWILRDGLLARLHHEGNKIQLIEPEVSTESPMKEARKLVKQAHFEAVAQAKILSKPEIDKLERQEAVSPEDQLDIEKTQAADFLALDQVTPEDIAFCTQYRSFILQLETLLHGQDLAIHRDMDALTRQTQWGQGFLPFDQPFYELKRFVRDRLGLMPYLDPEAIWSDADLQPLGEMVRRHRQQTQQILGFSIPEDARHASNGWIFQMLCQQLGLKVKSQRRGPRGAQTRYFSLNQPHYQQLMTIVDRRQAKRLAIIAAIESQPIEQMIDQATDETVVTPAGLKQTDRGNYGEDQIESEPSPRNPLSHSADTPLKQSRNRFIQRPSFEAISDRVKEQVEQAIAGLRLATNTLGITTPAATT
- a CDS encoding PLAT/LH2 domain-containing protein → MKYITSGLLAGLALTSGLMATAPQTAQAATKRTAYVRVQNRTGRNMKFVSVSHKYSNNYQEARTWLNLPHRYSTRKSDSLAVNYNTGAFTTGKDWWAASWVNSQNQFCQTSPNNFRKQIDALEQFTIRNWSTINKATQTVADFAAEQASKSGPKTAVIAQVASKAVPGAMRLIRSTINTTSTVGYKQHILRSSDANRTMTIQLLPHGQARITSRSGVSNTIYKCKNLPQKGRKGSQKRVNYRFEIKTSDRAGAGTDSNIYLTLDGTKGRIGPFKANSKISGNAFERNDREGFTLRNQKNIGRIKRIQVYSDGRWAGSNWHLSYIKVNGQTARFNRWLDKGSMSRNF
- a CDS encoding Spy/CpxP family protein refolding chaperone, which codes for MKRKIIALVAGAALIAAPLMTNFATANTPGGGRSGRMERLAKKLNLNETQKTQLKAIHEETKAKMQAVFTPEQKAQIEAKRAERKQRWQEYKENGGQRPEGRRRGRKGRRGMFKELNLSDAQKAELKQIRQEAKAAKDAVLTDAQKAQLQEMKQQRRARREQRQNAN